From the Dehalococcoidia bacterium genome, one window contains:
- a CDS encoding glucose 1-dehydrogenase: MDLGLAGKAAIVTGSSRGIGRAIALALAGEGCDVVLCARGEAALRDAEAEVGRRGVRTLAVAVDVTQRDGVETLVRRAVDAFGRVDVLVNNVGGSFAGDEDDAWDASYRANLLAAVRATRLVAPHMRRQGGGSIIHVASIWGRESGGALTYNALKAALISHAKNTALALAPDNIRVNSVAPGSIAFPGGSWQRRIDADPEAMARFVEANIPMGRFGRPEEVAAVVAFLASDRASWVTGACINVDGGQSRSNI; the protein is encoded by the coding sequence TCGCCCTCGCCCTCGCCGGCGAGGGCTGCGATGTTGTCCTCTGCGCCCGCGGCGAAGCGGCGCTCCGAGATGCGGAGGCTGAGGTCGGCAGGCGCGGCGTGCGGACGCTCGCCGTCGCCGTCGATGTGACGCAGCGCGACGGCGTCGAGACGCTTGTCCGGCGCGCCGTCGACGCCTTCGGCCGCGTCGACGTGCTGGTCAACAACGTCGGCGGCTCATTCGCCGGCGATGAAGATGACGCCTGGGATGCCAGCTATCGCGCCAACCTCCTGGCGGCTGTCCGCGCGACCCGACTCGTCGCGCCCCACATGCGGCGGCAGGGCGGCGGCAGCATCATCCACGTCGCGTCGATATGGGGGCGCGAGTCCGGCGGAGCGCTCACCTATAACGCCCTCAAGGCGGCGCTCATCAGCCACGCCAAGAACACGGCCCTCGCCCTTGCCCCCGACAACATACGCGTGAACTCCGTCGCACCCGGCTCCATCGCCTTTCCCGGCGGCTCGTGGCAGCGCCGGATCGACGCCGACCCAGAGGCGATGGCGCGCTTCGTCGAGGCGAACATACCGATGGGACGCTTCGGTCGGCCGGAGGAAGTGGCGGCGGTCGTCGCTTTCCTCGCCTCCGACAGGGCGAGCTGGGTGACGGGCGCTTGCATCAACGTGGACGGCGGCCAGTCCCGCTCCAACATCTGA
- a CDS encoding CoA transferase has product MADQPLEGLLAIDLAGGVAGAYCCSLLAAAGAEVIKVEPPRKGHPLRYRAPFLKDIPAPENSALFLFLNAGKKSVTLDCEAEDGRALLRALVDKADALVEEAPPGYLASLGLTYDDLRRTNPRLVITSVTSHGPWDSRAAYRLDNLTLLAAAGRLNPDVGCGADEAAGHAAEYEAGLNAFAATLAGLLGVAVSERGQRVGVAGVECLAATSVLPKLSPRPAVAAAVPSVETEHPLAGRLAYPPLPFALEGVDYRQPAPLLGGDNAAVYGEMLGLTPDEIASLAAKEVI; this is encoded by the coding sequence ATGGCTGACCAACCGCTGGAAGGGCTGCTCGCAATCGACCTCGCGGGAGGCGTCGCAGGCGCGTACTGCTGCTCGCTCCTCGCCGCCGCGGGCGCCGAAGTCATCAAAGTGGAGCCGCCGCGCAAAGGCCACCCCCTCCGATACCGCGCCCCCTTCCTGAAGGACATCCCCGCGCCGGAGAATAGCGCCCTCTTCCTCTTCCTGAATGCGGGCAAGAAGAGCGTAACACTCGACTGCGAAGCGGAAGACGGGCGCGCCCTGCTCCGCGCCCTTGTCGACAAGGCGGACGCCCTCGTCGAAGAGGCGCCTCCCGGCTATCTCGCCTCACTCGGCCTGACCTACGACGACCTGCGCCGCACGAACCCCCGGCTTGTCATCACCTCCGTCACATCCCACGGACCGTGGGATTCCCGCGCCGCTTACCGCCTTGACAACTTGACGCTGCTTGCCGCCGCCGGACGGCTCAACCCGGATGTCGGCTGCGGAGCGGACGAGGCCGCGGGCCACGCCGCTGAGTACGAGGCGGGGCTGAACGCCTTCGCCGCCACCCTCGCCGGTCTTTTGGGCGTCGCCGTCTCCGAGCGCGGCCAGCGCGTCGGGGTCGCGGGCGTCGAGTGCCTCGCGGCGACAAGCGTCCTACCGAAACTGTCGCCGCGCCCCGCCGTCGCGGCCGCCGTCCCGTCCGTGGAGACCGAGCACCCCCTCGCGGGCCGCCTGGCCTATCCACCGCTGCCCTTCGCGCTCGAGGGCGTGGACTACCGGCAGCCGGCGCCCCTTCTCGGCGGCGACAACGCGGCGGTCTACGGCGAGATGCTCGGCTTGACTCCTGACGAGATAGCCTCGCTCGCAGCGAAAGAGGTGATCTGA
- a CDS encoding CoA transferase yields MSRLPLAAVRVVELDAGLAGARCARILGDLGAEVIKVERPSSTPPTDALRFDLDRNKLGCAIDAADERGRAMLLRLARLSQVAVVAFDGAGPSADQLREAKPDLIIASLPPSDGPPALEDVTLGTAAAAGVLVALVKHRRTGESSLVALRGDALAASFRGERALRAPAPPSASDAPCGCYSCGRGTIAVSVSSDEEFAALCRAIGREELVRDPRLSDAPSRSENAAELGRYIEAWTANRSAEEAAQALQEAGVSASPVLTPGDIQRDPHLRRGGFFELIAHPEGEREVPRLPWRFRGTSVHTRLPAPLPGEHNAYVFRDLLRLSDAEISELAGAGVIGKV; encoded by the coding sequence ATGAGCCGTCTACCCCTCGCCGCCGTCCGCGTCGTCGAGCTCGATGCCGGCCTTGCCGGCGCCCGCTGCGCGCGCATTCTCGGCGACCTGGGCGCGGAGGTGATCAAGGTCGAGCGGCCCTCGTCCACGCCACCGACCGACGCCCTCCGCTTCGACCTCGACCGCAACAAGCTCGGCTGCGCTATCGACGCCGCGGACGAACGCGGACGCGCGATGCTCCTGCGGCTGGCGCGGCTGAGCCAGGTCGCCGTCGTCGCGTTTGACGGCGCGGGGCCATCTGCGGACCAGCTGCGTGAAGCAAAGCCCGACCTCATCATCGCGTCGCTGCCGCCGTCCGACGGGCCGCCCGCGCTCGAAGACGTCACGCTGGGGACGGCAGCGGCGGCAGGCGTCCTGGTAGCGCTCGTGAAGCACCGGCGCACGGGAGAAAGCAGCCTGGTGGCGCTGCGCGGGGACGCCCTTGCGGCGTCGTTTCGGGGCGAGCGCGCCCTCCGCGCGCCGGCGCCGCCTTCGGCTTCAGACGCTCCCTGCGGCTGCTATTCGTGCGGGAGGGGGACCATCGCCGTCTCCGTCTCGTCCGACGAGGAGTTCGCCGCCCTCTGCCGCGCGATCGGCCGGGAAGAGCTGGTGCGCGACCCGCGCCTTTCCGACGCCCCGTCTCGGAGCGAGAACGCGGCGGAGCTCGGGCGCTATATCGAGGCGTGGACTGCCAATCGCAGCGCGGAAGAGGCGGCGCAAGCGCTCCAGGAAGCGGGGGTGAGTGCCTCGCCCGTACTCACGCCCGGGGACATCCAGCGTGACCCCCACCTGCGACGGGGCGGCTTCTTCGAACTGATCGCCCACCCGGAGGGCGAGCGCGAAGTCCCACGCCTCCCCTGGCGCTTCCGCGGCACGTCCGTCCACACGCGCCTGCCCGCGCCCCTGCCCGGCGAGCACAACGCCTACGTCTTCCGCGACCTGCTGCGGCTGTCAGATGCCGAGATATCGGAGCTGGCCGGGGCGGGAGTTATCGGAAAAGTCTAG
- a CDS encoding class I SAM-dependent methyltransferase translates to MDSSDVPLAEMGVPPDEYDGGYFLWHCEGSGEFLASRGQKLSARLRKALELARILPGERVLDIGCGRGELVAHSALRGADAVGIDNSATAVRLAREALAEMPADVRGRAFFAIMDARRLSFPGASFDTAIMSDIVEHLYPRVLRQALDEARRVLKPGGRLVVHTSPNALVYRVTYPAYVRHVHQAIRWLAELARYESYFIGPTLPTEREYPRTDGEKRYHVNEQTAAGLARRLRVRGFRVVKTEHWEVPHGIELWAPFIEKGSLLRHSIELMCLDAVRYLRPFSYIRPLNALFANHIWMVAKKI, encoded by the coding sequence GTGGACAGCAGTGACGTTCCCCTTGCCGAGATGGGCGTTCCCCCGGACGAGTACGACGGCGGCTACTTCTTGTGGCACTGCGAGGGGAGCGGCGAGTTCCTGGCTTCGCGCGGGCAGAAGCTGAGCGCCCGCCTCCGGAAAGCGCTTGAGCTGGCACGCATCCTGCCCGGCGAACGCGTCCTCGATATCGGCTGCGGACGGGGCGAGCTGGTGGCGCACTCGGCGCTGCGGGGCGCGGACGCCGTGGGCATCGACAACTCGGCCACGGCGGTTCGGCTCGCCCGGGAAGCGCTGGCGGAGATGCCGGCCGACGTCCGTGGCCGCGCCTTCTTCGCGATCATGGATGCCCGAAGGCTGAGCTTTCCCGGCGCCTCGTTCGACACCGCTATCATGAGCGACATCGTCGAGCACCTGTACCCGCGCGTGCTGCGGCAGGCGCTAGACGAGGCGAGGCGCGTGCTCAAGCCCGGCGGGAGGCTCGTCGTTCACACCTCTCCGAATGCCCTCGTGTACAGGGTGACTTACCCGGCCTACGTCCGCCATGTTCACCAGGCCATCCGATGGCTGGCGGAACTCGCCCGCTACGAAAGCTACTTCATCGGGCCGACGTTGCCGACGGAGCGCGAGTACCCGCGGACGGACGGAGAGAAACGCTACCACGTCAACGAGCAGACAGCCGCCGGCCTCGCCCGTAGGCTGCGGGTGCGCGGCTTCCGGGTGGTGAAGACCGAGCACTGGGAGGTGCCGCACGGCATCGAGCTCTGGGCCCCGTTCATCGAGAAGGGGTCGCTGTTGCGCCACTCCATCGAGTTGATGTGCCTCGACGCCGTGCGGTATCTGCGGCCTTTTAGCTACATCCGGCCGCTGAATGCGCTGTTCGCCAATCACATCTGGATGGTGGCGAAGAAGATATGA
- a CDS encoding alpha/beta hydrolase, which produces MPTATVNGFEMNYRVSGAGPPLVMAHGLLGSMATMAVLGDVSDLLTDSFTVVNYDARGHGLSGHTTDPADYHWRGLAADMHALLEHLGVERAFVGGGSMGAGTSIVFALEHPEMVQKLVLMLPPPLDRQEFAVARNTLGGLATLIESVGLEKAVDIAVRLYAEGAPQPFPPEMAEWMRQWLLAQNAEGIVAAIRGVVDGPDLPVERFGEIRAPTLVIGQPGDEIHPLTSAERVHKAIAGSRLVVAPDRMYYTLHRDELARIIREFLLDAA; this is translated from the coding sequence GTGCCAACCGCGACGGTCAACGGCTTCGAGATGAACTACCGCGTTTCGGGCGCGGGGCCCCCGCTGGTCATGGCCCACGGGCTGCTGGGCAGCATGGCGACGATGGCCGTGCTCGGCGACGTCTCCGACCTCCTGACCGATAGCTTCACCGTCGTGAACTACGACGCCCGCGGTCACGGACTCTCCGGTCACACCACCGATCCTGCCGACTACCACTGGCGCGGCCTTGCCGCCGATATGCACGCGCTGCTCGAGCACCTGGGGGTCGAGCGCGCCTTCGTGGGCGGCGGCTCAATGGGAGCGGGCACGAGCATCGTCTTCGCCCTCGAGCACCCGGAGATGGTCCAGAAACTCGTGCTGATGCTGCCGCCTCCGCTCGACCGGCAGGAGTTCGCTGTGGCGCGAAACACGCTGGGCGGGCTGGCGACCCTGATCGAGAGCGTGGGGCTGGAGAAAGCGGTCGACATCGCCGTCCGCCTCTACGCCGAGGGCGCGCCGCAGCCGTTTCCCCCCGAGATGGCCGAGTGGATGCGGCAGTGGCTGCTGGCCCAGAACGCGGAAGGCATCGTCGCCGCCATACGAGGCGTAGTGGACGGCCCCGACCTGCCTGTCGAGCGTTTCGGCGAGATACGGGCGCCGACGCTCGTAATCGGCCAGCCGGGCGACGAGATACACCCCCTAACATCGGCGGAGCGCGTCCACAAGGCGATCGCGGGGTCGCGCCTGGTCGTCGCGCCGGACAGGATGTACTACACTCTGCACCGCGACGAGCTGGCGCGGATAATACGGGAGTTCCTCCTCGACGCGGCGTAA
- a CDS encoding SDR family oxidoreductase: MAVEGFDLSGKNALVIGAGSSVGRAIALALAEAGARVTVASAGESKDDVAAAEETARQLAARGQNTTAKRLNPIALDRVEAIVADAASEMGSIDILVNCCDLFMAKPVAEITAGEWDKVLRLNLDSVFFACKAVGPLMLRQKRGRIINVASGLGERGLPNCSAYCAAKGGVLNLSRALAQEWAAQGITVNCIAPAWMEDTPGLGDPNPEANRLIRFIPMRRPGKPEEVGPLAVYLASDSAGYMTGRTLFVDGGLLAHL; the protein is encoded by the coding sequence ATGGCAGTCGAAGGGTTCGACCTTTCGGGCAAGAATGCCCTGGTGATAGGTGCCGGATCGAGCGTGGGCCGGGCGATAGCGCTCGCCCTCGCCGAGGCGGGGGCGCGCGTGACCGTCGCTTCGGCGGGCGAGAGCAAGGACGACGTGGCGGCAGCCGAGGAGACGGCGCGTCAGCTTGCCGCCCGCGGGCAGAACACGACCGCAAAGCGCCTCAATCCTATCGCTCTCGACAGAGTAGAGGCGATCGTCGCTGATGCGGCGTCGGAGATGGGGAGCATCGACATCCTTGTCAACTGCTGTGACCTCTTTATGGCCAAGCCCGTTGCGGAGATAACTGCGGGCGAGTGGGACAAAGTGCTGCGGCTAAACCTCGATAGCGTCTTCTTCGCCTGCAAGGCGGTAGGGCCGCTCATGCTCAGGCAGAAGAGGGGTCGGATCATCAACGTCGCGTCCGGACTGGGCGAGCGCGGCCTGCCCAACTGCTCGGCGTACTGCGCGGCCAAGGGCGGCGTCCTCAACCTGTCGCGGGCGCTGGCGCAGGAGTGGGCGGCGCAGGGTATCACGGTGAATTGCATCGCTCCGGCGTGGATGGAGGACACGCCGGGGCTGGGCGACCCCAACCCGGAGGCGAACCGCCTCATCCGCTTCATCCCTATGCGACGCCCGGGCAAGCCGGAAGAAGTGGGCCCGCTCGCCGTCTACCTCGCGTCCGACTCCGCGGGTTACATGACCGGCCGGACCCTCTTCGTCGACGGCGGTCTGCTGGCCCACCTGTAA
- a CDS encoding glucose 1-dehydrogenase → MTLESLALKDKVAVVTGAGRGLGKEMALALAKAGAHIVAAARTQAQIDGTAHDVNALGAGQRAIAVRTDVRDPEQVERLVARAREEFGRVDIMLANAGIGEARGMGKPVWEISDEDWQDSLAVNLSSAFYCARAAAKLMVEQGGGVIINVSSGTALRGFPQDMAYSAAKAGVISFTKSLALMLVRENVRVNCIIPGFVSQAPPANEQEAEARRQRGRFIPVQRLGEAWELGPLAVFLASDASSYITGQGFVVDGGGLANAYAPVGFVPHVTL, encoded by the coding sequence ATGACTCTGGAAAGCCTAGCGCTGAAAGACAAGGTGGCCGTGGTGACGGGCGCCGGACGCGGGCTGGGGAAGGAAATGGCGCTGGCGCTGGCGAAAGCGGGAGCGCACATCGTGGCGGCGGCGCGCACGCAGGCCCAGATCGACGGAACGGCGCACGACGTGAACGCCCTCGGAGCGGGGCAGCGGGCGATCGCCGTGAGGACGGACGTCCGCGACCCGGAGCAGGTGGAACGCCTGGTTGCCCGCGCGCGCGAGGAGTTCGGGCGCGTGGACATCATGCTCGCCAACGCCGGCATCGGCGAGGCGAGAGGGATGGGCAAGCCGGTCTGGGAGATTTCGGACGAGGACTGGCAGGACTCGCTGGCGGTGAACCTGTCGAGCGCGTTCTACTGCGCCCGCGCGGCGGCGAAGCTCATGGTCGAGCAGGGCGGCGGCGTAATCATCAACGTGTCGTCGGGGACGGCGCTGCGCGGCTTCCCGCAGGACATGGCGTACAGCGCGGCGAAAGCGGGCGTCATCTCATTCACAAAGTCGTTGGCGCTGATGCTCGTGCGCGAGAACGTGCGCGTCAACTGCATCATCCCCGGCTTCGTGTCGCAGGCGCCGCCGGCGAACGAGCAGGAGGCGGAGGCGCGGCGACAGCGGGGCCGCTTCATTCCGGTGCAGCGCCTCGGCGAGGCGTGGGAGCTGGGGCCGCTGGCGGTCTTCCTTGCCTCCGACGCTTCGAGCTATATTACCGGCCAGGGCTTTGTTGTCGACGGCGGCGGGCTGGCGAACGCTTACGCCCCTGTCGGCTTCGTCCCCCACGTGACGCTGTAA
- the larA gene encoding nickel-dependent lactate racemase, giving the protein MKLDLPYGRGVLGVELPDDTHVLLPSRSTALAVPEEAVRLALRRPLNSPPLRDLLSPHNSVAIVISDITRPVPNRVLLPPVLETIAAAGVPRERVVVINGTGMHRANTREELASMLGEDVVREYRIVNHDARDPSTLGRIEVDGEDFWLNREYLEAGVKVLTGFVEPHIFAGYSGGGKAALPGLAGAETVLKNHGVDMLSHPRATWCCAEGNPIFEQVRRVALATAPAFIVNVTLNERKEITGVFAGELAAAHDAAIAQAAAQALTTIPHLYDVVVATNMGWPADINLYQSMKAMSVAAQAVRPGGAIVLAAECAEGLGNDDFSRLLTSERSFPALMEKIRRPGFAADEQWGVQCIAMVAEKADIYVHSCLPRDVIEGQAHLRHSEDVTETVRSLLRAKNGGRKPSVAALPHGQLTVPRLQR; this is encoded by the coding sequence TTGAAACTCGATCTTCCTTACGGCCGAGGAGTGCTGGGTGTCGAGCTGCCCGACGACACCCATGTCCTCCTGCCGTCCCGGTCGACCGCTCTCGCCGTGCCCGAAGAGGCGGTGCGCCTGGCGCTGCGACGGCCCCTGAACTCGCCTCCTCTGCGCGACCTGCTCTCGCCCCATAACAGCGTCGCAATCGTCATCAGCGACATCACCCGCCCCGTGCCCAACCGGGTTCTCCTGCCACCCGTCCTTGAGACGATTGCCGCGGCCGGCGTTCCCCGCGAGCGCGTTGTCGTCATCAACGGAACGGGGATGCACCGCGCCAATACCCGCGAGGAGCTAGCGTCGATGCTGGGCGAGGACGTCGTGCGCGAATACCGCATCGTCAACCACGATGCCCGCGACCCCTCGACGCTCGGCCGCATCGAAGTCGACGGCGAGGACTTCTGGCTCAACCGCGAGTACCTGGAGGCGGGCGTAAAGGTGCTCACCGGCTTCGTGGAGCCGCACATCTTCGCCGGCTACTCCGGCGGCGGCAAGGCGGCGCTTCCCGGCCTCGCGGGCGCCGAGACGGTCCTGAAGAACCACGGCGTCGACATGCTCTCGCACCCCCGCGCGACCTGGTGCTGCGCCGAGGGCAACCCCATCTTCGAGCAGGTCCGCCGCGTCGCTCTCGCCACCGCGCCCGCTTTCATCGTCAACGTGACGCTGAACGAGCGGAAGGAGATAACCGGCGTCTTCGCGGGAGAGCTTGCTGCTGCGCACGATGCAGCTATAGCGCAGGCCGCCGCGCAGGCGCTGACCACGATCCCGCACCTGTACGACGTCGTCGTGGCGACGAACATGGGCTGGCCCGCCGACATCAACCTCTACCAGTCGATGAAAGCGATGTCGGTGGCGGCGCAGGCCGTGCGGCCGGGCGGCGCCATCGTCCTCGCCGCCGAGTGCGCCGAAGGGCTGGGGAACGACGACTTCTCGCGCCTGCTGACGAGCGAGCGGTCATTCCCCGCTCTGATGGAGAAGATACGGCGGCCGGGCTTCGCGGCCGACGAACAGTGGGGCGTGCAGTGCATCGCCATGGTCGCGGAGAAGGCCGACATCTACGTGCACTCCTGTCTACCGCGAGATGTTATCGAGGGGCAGGCGCACCTGCGTCACAGTGAGGACGTTACCGAGACCGTTAGATCGCTTCTGAGGGCGAAGAACGGGGGACGTAAGCCCAGCGTCGCCGCCCTACCCCACGGCCAGCTTACCGTCCCCCGTCTGCAGCGTTAG